GGATTGGAGTGACTACTTCTTTCTCCATTACATGCCTTCTTTGCTTAGGGACCAAGCTAAGTGGCCTTCCCTTCCAACATCTTTAAGGTACCTTAATTGCTCCCACTAGCTATACCTTAGTTTGTACATAAAGAGTCATTTTCTTGTATAATGTGTACACAATTAATCAAAATTCatactttttaaaataataattgaacTACTTGCAGATGATGTAGTATAGGTTTGCTTGAATATTTTTATCTCGTTTTGTATACTATGGATGCCTGAACCGAAATCCGTTATCATTATTTTGTATCTCATTTTTTGTCATATGAATCAAATTGTATTACGTGACTTAAAAACTACATACCAATTACCAATATAAGGTTATAAGTAATTATCCCATTCATGTTTACTTGAGACAATTTGATTTGTAAGATAAGAAATGAAACTCTATACAAGAACAACAGGGGACCTAGATCCTCGGGTGCATATTggcatattattattttttgctaAAGGGGTACTTTTGGCTCAGTATAGATGAAAGTTTTGCAAGGAAGGGTCCTAGGGGAGTGGTATATAGAATTTGAGATGCTTGGATTAATTGGACCTTCAAGTTGGAGGGTGCTCCATCTAGGGTGGATTATAATTTATTTacaccttttttttctttcatcacatttttacctatttttttctttatattttttttgttctatCGACTATCGAATCACAtatcatatattttatttatttatcttatcTTCTCTTTTGTGTGCTGTAAATGGGGTGATGATGttgtttcttattttcatttcaccgttcttttttcttttaatacattaattataaattatatcttCATTTATCTATCTTTTATTTCTATAGAAATCTCTATATATGTGAGTGAATTTCTCGTGCCATTCAGTCAAGTAATCAAAGACTTGTTGTTGAACGCACACTTCGTTTGAAGCGTGAATGAACTGGTACTTCATATTCCATATACATAAACAGTAAACACCAACGTGCAAAACGTGGTGGTATATTTGTCAAAGCTAGCCACACGTCaacttaaattaaaataaataattactagtaataaaataataaaggaGAGAAGAGAAATCAAATAACATGCACGCTGATGATGACATGTTCAGACTTTAGATTTTAATGCGGCTTTAACTTGTGGACCCAAATAAATGTGGTCCACACTGATGGCCCAAGAATATTTCAGGGGCGTAGTTGGCAAATTTTACATTAACTCTGTCTTCACAAAATGGcctttcaaatttcaatggTAAGTGTCTTTCAATTTTCATTCTCAAAAAGACTATTTTACCCCTTCACCCACTATTCAATCTTGACtgctaaagaaaaaataatccGGTCACAGAAAAAAATAATCACTTTTGTATTGGTTTTTTAATCAAAGGAAAAATTAAGATatgttcttaaattttttttttgaaaacctttttttaaaattgtttatTATTAATGCGGTAGTTAAAAATCACCGCAAAATGAGTGTATTTTTGTGTGAGGTACACCAATGTTTAAAGAATCTTTATAGAATCTTAAATATTAATCAGACAGTTTCGAAAAAATTAATGGGTTTGCTTTTGGTTTTTCTTATGTCTATGCATCTTAGCTTAAGTTGCTCCTCCTTTTGTTTGGCGCTACTTCTTTGTTGGGTTGTTTCATTGTGTTGTGGTTTTATTGGATTATTTATATCTTGTGAGTCTTTAAATCTTAAATAAGGAATAATTTTAATAAGTAATTTATTGTTTACTTTGATGATAATAGGAATGTGATTGCTGAATATGGTGAGGAAATAGTTAAGCTTGGAGGAAGGATGCTTGAGTTAATGTCAATAAATCTTGGCCTGAGAGAGGATTTCCTTTTAGATGCATTCGGAGGAGAAGATGATATTGGAGCATGTTTAAGGGTAAATTTCTATCCAAAGTGTCCACAACCTGATCTCACTCTTGGACTCTCTTCTCACTCAGACCCTGGTGGAATGACCATTCTTCTCCCTGATGATTTTGTGTCTGGACTACAAGTACGCAGAGGAGAACATTGGGTCACAGTTAAACCTGTTCCAAATGCTTTCATCATCAATATTGGTGACCAAATTCAGGTAGTCTCCCCTTCTCTCCTTAGACCTTTCAAATTCTCATACATTTCTCTCAGCTTTATAAGGTTCAAAAGTTAAAATGATTTATCTGCAAATTAGTTTTAAATAACATGAGCGCAGCTGAATGCTAGTTGTAAAAACATGTTATAGATGTATCAATTCTTAACATGATACACTATAGAAATGTGACTTTTTGTATTATTGACCAAGAAAAACCTAgttcacaaattaaaagagtTTCATTctaaatattgtaaataacatatacttaaaattactttttataATAAGTAAAACTATGTTTCTCGTGGGTGCACTAAATTTTAACATATTATTTACAATATGTTCCATATATGCTAAACAATAATTTGTTAATATCTTTTTAACTTGTGAACTAAATTTTTCTTAATACTATAGTAACCGATTATTCAATGTGTAAATATTTATGTCTTGTTTATAATTTTAGGTGCTGAGCAATGCAATATACAAGAGCATAGAACACAGGGTGATGGTAAATTCAAACAAAGATCGAGTTTCATTGGCCTTCTTTTACAATCCCAGAAGTGATTTACTGATTAAACCTGCAGAGGAGCTTGTGACTAAGGACAGGCCAGCCCTCTACCCACCAATGACATTTGATGAGTACAGACTTTACATTAGGACAAAAGGACCCTGTGGAAAAGCACAAGTTGAATCCTTAATTTCCCAAACGTGATTCGATTTCAATTAATGGACGCTTGATTTGATTCTGAGTAATTTACCATCTTGCACTTGTATTTATCATGCCCAAATCACTATCCCCATGGAAGATATAAATTTACAATTACATTGATAATATTCTGTTTTTAGAGCAATAGTTACagttcaaaaaaacaaaatagtTGTGATAGCTAGAAAGACCGCCGCACAGTGCAAACTATTAGACTACACataattttgttgttgtttttaccGATACACTTTGTAGCAGTAAAAAATTACAACAAATATAGTACGGATCAAGAAAAAATCTGTTccataaataaaaagagagttTCATTGCAAATATGCTGTAATAAATAATTAAGAGCATGTTGTAAATAGCATTTAATCGCACTATATATCTCattataaatcattttttaaaggCCGAAAAATTGCATATAAAAATAGCATAAGGGGTGTTACAACTTGTATACAAGTGGTCCTAGATACTTCATTCAAAGAATAGAAGCAAGATAAGATAGGAAGTGATCTGGGAGAGATCAAGCTACCCGTTGACAAGGGGTAAGAGAGAGGGGATCTGGACGCGTTGAAGGACTCCAAGTAGGCAAGGTCctgggaggggctcctgcaagacactccgatgctaaagtcagTGAGAGAAGTTGTAAGAATGGTGAGTTTGGAGAGAATACGTTACCTTTTGATAGAAGAAGTGTTCCCTTTATATAGGAGAGGTagaattagggttggagccatgcaacgtcatgcatggctcggaTCACCGTTAGATTTCCTGCagaggaacagtgatccaacggtttgGGGGCCCTACGGATCTGCACCAGCCAACCTACCCCCTAGGgtagttggcctaggtcaacctctATATAGTGGGTCCCGGGTTCCTTGTCTTCACCCTCGGTGGGGGGCCCAGGAGCAGGGGGCTCTTAGACTCCCCCAAACTGTCCCTTGGCTGGGACGTTCCGTGGGGCCCAACCCCGTCCTGGGTGCCCTGTCTGTCCTCGGTCAGGGTTCCCGAAACAGTAGCCCCCTAGCCCTGGCTGGCTGTTCCAGCGGAGCGAGGGCTAACGTGTCCTGTGCTGGCGGTGTCATGGAGGTTCTCGGGGTCGTAACATAGGGgtctaaaatttaaaactttattCATTTATGGTGGGGGGGCCGTTTGGCCGTTACATTTAGTACCCCTAGAAAGGGGGTGTTACTCGCATGGCGTTGTAGCGGAGGCGAACGGTTCCTAGGTCTCTGTCGAGACTCTCCCTCGCGGCCAGGAGGGGGGTCAGCTCGGCTTCGATTTCACCCAACGTCCCCTTCCCTTCGCCCTTGCGTTCCGTGGCGGAAACTTCTAGGCCCCAAATTAGCATGCTAACTTCCAAGCGGCGTCGGTGTAATTCCCACATCTCCTCCGTCAGCTCCAAGAAGGTTAGCAACCCCGCCTTCAGTTGGGGGTCAGGATCCTCTGTCAGAAGTCTGCTGACTAGGGATCTGATCCTACCAGGGGCGGTGGCCTGCGTTTGGTAGGAGTAGTATAGGTTGCAGTCTAGAGCCTCGGCCCTGAGTGCCTTCAGGTAAGCCTCCGTGGAGGTCATTCTGGTTTGAGGGGAATGCGGAGCTGCAAAGGGGGAGTGGTTACCATTTATAATCGAAACGTTCTTGGGTGGTAACGTCCATTAGCCTTTTCCCAGGCGTTTCTCTTGGGAAATGAAGGGGGCATTAAATGCAGGGGCCGGTGATCAACGCGCGCCCTCCCTAGGTTGTATATACAGATTCTACCGACCGGGTAGGATTCCAACCGCGGTGGTTTGGCGTTAGGACGACCGGGTCTCATACCGAGTGGGTCGCTGCATGGTTTGAATCCGAGAAGTCAAAAAGAAGCGGGAGAATGGAACGGTGTGAGGCTTTGGGCCCActgcatttaatgcacctgactCTTGAGATGGTACGTGTCGTTTCCGAGTGGGTCGCGTCGCTTCGCGACTCCTCTCCCACGTGCCTCTGGAGGCGTGTGTCGCTTCGCCGTCACTGCCTCCCTTCTGACGTGGCAGGGTCTGATTGGACGATGCCCCTTGGTTTCCCCAAACGTCATGATTAGGGAAACTAGGGCTGTCGAAACGTCACGTCTCCCTCCTCATTTTCTATAAAAGAGAGGGGAGGGGGATTCATTTGCACTTTCGCATCTTTGAATCTTCCCAAAGCTCTCCCCTTTTCTTTCCGTCAGGTACTGGTGTTTCACGGTGGTGTTTTCTTTTGCACGGTGGTCGTTCGGTAGctttttcagttttttcttCGTAAGTCCTTGCTTCACTTGCTTTTCCTTCTTaagtctttcttttatttttccctTTTCTAGTAGAAAAGGTGGTTTGCTCTTGGGGGAGTTGGGAGCTTCCCCTCCCCTTGTGGCCCCCTCTTGCGGCGGAGGAGATTCTCTCTGAGGGTCTGCGCCGCCGCACGGTCGCGCTGTCCTGCCTAGGGCAAAGATGGATCCCGGGTGGGTCCTTCTTTGAGCCGATTCAAACGAACTAGGTGTTGATACGGCGTTTTCCCTTGTGCAGGTCTCGTTATGGGGAAATCTACCCAGAAGAAGAAAGGCAGGGCTGCAGATGAGGccccgggggggggggggggctttAAACTCTAGGCCCCGGTCAGGGGCGCTCAAGAGTAAGAAGATCGATCGGGAGAAATTTCCTCATCTGAAGGGGGATGAGGCCGTGTATGACAAGTGGTGCCGCACCATTCTCGATCTCCCGTCGGAGTACGCCCACGAGAATGAAGATTACTTCTGGAGTCAGCGTTTTATGTCGCAGACCCAGATCGGCCCCGGTCACATGGTGTATTCGTCGAGCAAGACGGAGCGGCTACCACACACCCCGCCGTTTGGGGTGTACATGCATATCTACACCATGAAGAAGGTGAGGGTGAGGATGCCCCTCACGGATTTTCAATGTGACGTTCTTCGCCATATGGCGGTCGCGCCGTCGCAGCTTCATCCCGGCGCTTGGGGTTTCGTGCGGGCTTACAAGGTCGCTTGCGTCTTGTTCGGCCAAAAGCCGTCGATTCCGctcttttttcatttattcGATGTGGCCCACACTCAAGGACATGGTGGGCACGAGATTGTGACCCTGAGGTCTAGTAAGGATCTCCAGATCTTCCACCCGTTCGCCGAGTCCTACCGGGATTTTAAAGATCAATTCTTCCGGGTGGCGCCTACCGCTCCGCCCCCTTACTGGTGGTTCGAGAGGGCCCCGAACGGCGTCAGCCGCGCCCGGTTCCCGCTGACCTGGAATGCCAAGCACTACGACGTAAAGATCAGTGCTTTCGGTTTCGAGGCTGGGGCCTTGTCGGAGGTTGACTTGGCCTTCAAAAATCTCTTGGTGGCCGCTATACGGAAAGAAGTAAGGGGTAATCCACCTCAAGAGTTCTGTATTCGGCCGTTGCGCTGTTATGATCTTTGTACTTATAGCGTTCGGAAGAACGCTTGCTTATTGCGCGCGAAAGGTAAGACGTTTTTGTTACTATGTCTAAAGTGATGCATGCCCCTTCGTATGACTAACTTTCTTCTTGTAATTCCTATGCAGGTGCTAAGATGGAGATCAACGCGGCTTTGGTTGCCATACTTCAGGTTCCAGTCGACGAGGTCGAGACCGACAGCGAAGGGGAGCAGGAAATCCTTCGGGACGGGGGAGACGGTCTTGGTGACCAGGGGCAATCGGCGGACGGGACCAACCCCGTTGGGGCCGGTCAGAGCGGCCCGGTTAATGGAGAGGAGACAACCGATCTCGGGACGGGGCCCCAGGGAGGTCGGGTGAGTCCTGAACGTCAGCAGGAGGGTTCCCTTGAGGGGGAGAAGGGCCGCTCAGAGCGCCAAGTTAAGAGAAAACGCCATTCTTCGGGCGAGGAAAGTCGCTCTCCTGAACGAGTGACCCCGATTGCCCAAGTTCGTCCCCCCAGTCGATTTCCATATGGAGTCGCGAGGCGGTGGACACGGATGATCATAATGACCAGGTCGACACTTTGGTGTACAATGAGCATGACCAGTCGTTCTTGGCCGGAAAAGAGCCCTACAATCTCCTGAACTATGCTCTGAAGGCAGTGCTTCAGACTGCCTCCGTTATTCGTCATGTGCAGCAGGGGCCAGTGCTCGACGTGGAAGAAGTCAAGGAGCAGGTGAGCGAAGTCGAGAGTAAGTTCGCTAAGGCGGAGAAGGAGTTGGCTGACTCCCAGAAACTAGTTCAAGAGCTGACCGCTGCCAAAGTGAAGCTACAGGGGGAGGATCATGAAGTGACGGCCACGGCCAAGAAGTTCGCGGAGAAGTTGGAGCTGAGCGAGAAAGACAACGACTGGCTGCGCAGCCGGGCAGAGAAAGCTGAGCAGGCACTGAAAGATGAGAAAGCTGCTCGAGAGGGAGAACTCAAGGAGATGGAGGCTATGAAGACAAGGAATACTGAGCTCCAGAAGAAAGTTGTCGATCTGGGGgcagagagaaagaagatgaggtcGAATCTGAAGGAGATTCACAAGGCTTCTTTTGACAATGCTTTGGCTCAGCTTGAGGTGGTCCATCCGGGACTGGATGTGGGCCCTCTTCACTATCGGAAGGTTGTGTTGGGGGGAAAGATCGGGACTTTGGACGACCAGAAGCAGTTTACTCCGACCTTCCCAGCCGAGCCAGCTCCTTGAAGTTCCTGTCTTTAATTGTAATTTGACATGTTTAATGATTGTCCTGTGTTTGTATAAACTTGTGGGTTTCTCCTTTTTTAATTTTCGTTATGTGTTTGTAAAGACGCGTTGTTTCTATTCTTCGTCGTTTTTGTAAGAACTTGTCTGTTTGCTATTTTGAATTTCGAATAGTGTTCTTACTTCTTTACTCGGCTCCCCGAACAGGATGCTTTAACCGTTACGCTCCCGGTGGGTCTTTGTGCCCTTTGGGTCTTTAACAATTTCGTGCCCGGCGGGTCTtggtgccctatgggtctttTATTATTTCGTGCCCGGCGGGTCTTTGTGCCTATGGGTCTTTTTTGTTTGTCGATACGGTCGCATGTCTTTGCCGGTTCAAATAATTGAAATTCAACATAAAAAACTACTTCATTTCTGCGCTTAGAGCTCGTGGCTCTAGTCGTGTACAAACTTGGATGAGGTAGGTGTGTACCCTTGATTACAAAAGACTAAATTTAAAGGAAAGCGTAGAAACAGATAGCGGGTGCCTGGTCGGTCGCGCCCTAACTATAGTATCTTCTCAGATTGGCTGCGTTCCAGGTGCGAGGGATCTCTTTTCCGGCTAGAGTTTCCAGCTTGTATGCTCCCGTGCCGGTTGCTTCGACCACCCtgtaagggccttcccagttggcCGCTAGCTTTCCCCGTTCGGTTGTTCGTGCTCCGATGCTGGCATTTCAGAGAACCAAGTCCCCCGCGGCAAAGGAGCAGAGAACTACTTTCCTGTTGTAGCGAATGGCTGCCTGCTCCTTCGCGATCAACTCTCTACAGTTGGCAACAACCCTTCTTTCAGCCAGGAGGTCGAGGTCTCCCCTATGAGTTGGTCGTTCTGGTTGGGGTCGAACCCAGTCGTTCGAGCGCTCGGTTCTCCTATTTCGGCCGGAATCACTGCTTCTGTGCCAAAGGTGAGGCGGTAGGGGCTTTCCCCCGTAGTCGAGTGCGGAGTAGTGCGGTATGCCCACAGGACGAGGTCGAGTTGTTCGGCCCAGTCGCCCTTGGCGCTCCCCAACCTCTTCCGGAGGCCTCGGAGTATGACCCTGTTGGCCGACTCTGCCTGCCCGTTTGTTTGGGGGTGCTCGACGGAGGTGAACCGTTGCTTGATGTGTAGCCCGTCCAAGAGGTCCCTAAACCCTTTAGAGGTAAACTGGGTTCCGTTGTCTGTGACCAGGATCCCGGGGACTCCGAACCTACTGATGACGTTCTTGTAGAAGAAACGTTGCACTCGAGCTAAGGTAATTGTTGCTAGCGGTTCGGCCTCGATCCACTTGGTGTAGTAATCCACTGCTACCACCAAGTACTTGAGTTGGCCGGGTGCAGTGTCGAACGGGCCCAATAAATCCATGCCCCATTGGTGGAAAGGCCAAGGACTGACTAGAGATGAAAGACGGGCTGGGGAAGCGTTGTGTAGATCAGCGTGCCTCTGGCAGGGGTCACATTACTTAACATGTTCCACAACGTCTTTCTCTAGGGTTGGCCAGTAATAGCCGGCTCGGAGTACTTTTCGGGCAAGTGAACGCCCGCCCGGATGGTGGCCGCAGCTGCCTTCGTGGATTTTCGCTAAGACATAGGCTGCTCTGTCCTTGGGCAAGCATTTGAGGAGGGGGGTGGAGAACCTCCGCTTGAAGAGTTCATCGTTAACTATGGTGTACCAGGAGGCGCACCTTACCAACTTCTTGGCTTCAGCCTTCTCTTCGGGCAGCCATCCAGATCTGAGATACTTTATGATTAGGGACCTCCAGTCTTCCTCGGTACCGATCGGCATCATAACTTGCCCCGATGGACGATCAGGGTCAGCTACATAAGGGAGGGTCAGAGTCCCTTGAATGACTGTTCCATTCAGGCCAGGTTTTCCAGTGCTGGCCAGTTTGGCCAGGGTGTCCGCGCGATCATTTTGGGCTCTGGGGACGTGGCGGAACTCCACCTTGGTGAAGGTCGAAGCCAGTCGCTTCAAATGGGCCAAGTACTGCTCCAGGATGGGATCCTTAGCTTGAGCTTCTCCGTTTGCCTGTGAGACGACCAGAAGTGAGTCGCAGCAGACAAGTATCTCCTTAGCTCCCAGGTCTCGAGCCGTGACCAGTCCCGCAATGCAGGCCTCGTACTCGGCCTGGTTGTTTGTGGTTGGGAAGTTAAAGCGGAGGGATTGTTCGACCACCATCCATGTGCTACTCTACAAGATGATTCCAGCTCCACCACCCCCCTTGTTACTCGAGCCATCCACGTTAACTACCCATGTGGGCAGGGGGCTCTTCCTCATTGGTGAGTTCCACCAAGAAGTCTGCTAGGACCTGTGCTTTAATGGCCCTCCTGGGCTCGTAGCGGATGTCGTGTTCGGAGAGTTCGATGGACCAGCTAACCATCCGGCCGGCTAGGTCAGGCTTATGAAGGACTTGTCGGACCGGTTGGTCGGTTCGCACAACGATGCGGTGAGCTTGAAAGTACCTCCTCAGTCGCCGCGCCGTGGTCAGTAGGGTCAGCGCTACTTTTTCCAGCATCTTATACCTGAGCTCCGCACCCTTCAATGAACGGCTGACAAAATAGACTGGGTGTTGGACTCCCTCCTCTGCTCTGATCAGGACAGAGCTTACTGCCTTTTCCCGTACGGCTAAGTACAGGTATAGCGTCTCCCCTGGTCTAGGGCTGGTCAGAATTGGGGGAGAGGACAGGATCTCCTTCAGCTGAGTAAATATCGCGTCGGCCTCCGCCGACCACTCAAAAGTTGCTCCCTTTTTTCAGGAGGGTGTAAAGAGGTAAGGCTCGGAGAGTGGCCTTTGGCAGAAAGCGGCCGATCGCTGCCATGCGACCAGCCAGCTGTTGAACTTCTTTGACCGTGCGCGGGCTCTTCATATTCATGATCTCCTGACATTTGTCAGGGTTCAATTCGATGCCGCGGTTGGTGAGCATATATCCCAGAAACTTCCCGCTACGAACGCCAAAAGTACACTTGTCGgggttgaggcgcatgttgTGCTTCTCTAACTGCTCGAAAACGACTGCGAGGTCAGCTGCGTGGTCTCCCCCCTTCGGGGTCTTGACTATGATATCATCGATGTAGACCTCGATCGATTTTCCCATCAGGTCCCCGAAGATTCGGGTCATCATCCTTTGGTAGGTCGCTACTGCGTTCTTGAGGCTGAAAGGCAGCATAGTGTAACAGTAAGTGCCCCGGTCAGTGATGAAAGCAGTTTTCTCCTCGTCGTCCCTATGCATGGGAATTTGGTTGTAGCCCGAATAGGCTTCCATCAGAGAGAGGTATTCGTACCCAGAGGAGTTGTCTACCAGTGCATCAATGCTTGGTAGGGGAAAGGGGTCTTTAGGGCATGCCTTGTTGAGGTCAGTGTAGTCGACGCACATGCGccacttcccgttcgccttTTTGACCAGGACTACATTGGAGAGCCAAGTAGTGTACTTGACCTCCCGAATGATCTTGGCTTAAAGCAACTCTGCAGTCTGTTGCTGGATCACTTGTTGTTTCTCGGCGCTCATTTGCCTTTTCTTCTGAGCGACAGGTTTGAACTTCCGGTCGACGGAAAGCTTGTGGCTGCAGAATGCGAGGTCGATGGCGGGCATATCTGCCGACGACCAGGCAAACAGTTTCCCATTGGACAGTATCAGTTTCTCCATCCGTTTGGAGAGCTCTCGGGGAAGGCCACGAGCTATGTTGGTGGTGTTCTCCGGAAGGGGACCGACCTGGATAGGGCGGGTCTCCCCGTCGGGTTTTAAGCGCTGATCGTCTCTAGACTGGTCCATGCGGGGGTCGAGGTCGGTCACGAGACTGGTGTGTTGAACGTGAAAGTTGCCCTGCTGGTCGTGCGCTTTagacttctttctcttcctttcctCCCTGGTCAGCCTGCAGCTGGAGTTGTAGCAGCTCCTTGCCATTTCTAGGTTGCCGCGTACAGGTACCGCCCTTCCTGCCCAGGGGTACTTCAACATTAGGTGGTGGGTGGATATGATCGCCCTGAAAGTGTTGAGGCTTGGCCTGCCAAGAATGGCGTTGTACGCCGTTGGACATTCCACCACCAGAAAGCGAGCTTTTATAGTCCTGCAAATTCTGTGATCTCCCAAGGAAAGGCAAGTATCAAAATATCATAAGGGTAGGACTCTGTCCCCTGTGAACCCGACCAAATCATGGTCGTAGGGGAGCAGGTCCTTCACCGATAGCCCTAAGCTCTTGTAAGCATCGTAAAACATAATGTCAGCGGAACTACCTGTATCAATGAGTGTCCTTCGGATCTTACCGTTGTCGATCAGGGCTTCAATGACGATGGGGTGATCTTCTTCACCGGTGTCCTCGTCGTAATCGTCCTCCGTGAAGGTAATGGCTACCTTCT
This portion of the Lotus japonicus ecotype B-129 chromosome 3, LjGifu_v1.2 genome encodes:
- the LOC130749621 gene encoding jasmonate-induced oxygenase 1-like, with product MMSSQGWPEPVSRVQALAESGISSIPERFIKPTSQRPTKTTFTNNHASEVHDDENTINIPVIDLQHVYGDDSRLCEETLKRVSEACREWGFFQVVNHGVSHELMKHAREVWREFFHLPHEVKEDYANSPTTYEGYGSRLGVKKGAILDWSDYFFLHYMPSLLRDQAKWPSLPTSLRNVIAEYGEEIVKLGGRMLELMSINLGLREDFLLDAFGGEDDIGACLRVNFYPKCPQPDLTLGLSSHSDPGGMTILLPDDFVSGLQVRRGEHWVTVKPVPNAFIINIGDQIQVLSNAIYKSIEHRVMVNSNKDRVSLAFFYNPRSDLLIKPAEELVTKDRPALYPPMTFDEYRLYIRTKGPCGKAQVESLISQT